In Thermospira aquatica, the following proteins share a genomic window:
- a CDS encoding transcriptional regulator, whose product MDDSVLDPLIHERARLFILTALLKSEGGKLSFSRLKKETGLTSGNLWVQMKRLEEAGYVQELSQNKRTTEFVLTEKGIEALEKYFSEIRQLFGKEEKK is encoded by the coding sequence GTGGATGATAGTGTTCTCGATCCTTTGATTCATGAGCGTGCCAGGTTGTTTATTCTCACAGCTCTCCTCAAATCAGAAGGAGGCAAACTTTCGTTTTCTCGTCTGAAAAAAGAGACAGGGCTTACCTCTGGCAATCTCTGGGTTCAGATGAAACGACTTGAGGAAGCTGGTTATGTGCAGGAATTATCTCAAAATAAAAGAACAACAGAATTCGTCCTCACAGAAAAAGGCATAGAGGCTTTAGAAAAGTATTTTTCTGAAATCCGGCAACTCTTTGGTAAAGAAGAAAAAAAATAA